TTTTTCGCCTGGCATAATAATATAatggtcgaagagtgtggtgctggaaaagcacagccggccaggcagcatctaatgagcaggagagttaatgtttcgagcaaaagccttttatcctgatgaagagcttatgcttggaatgtcgactgtcctgctccttggatgttgcctgaccagctgtgcttttccagcaccacactcttcaattctgatctccaacatctgcagtcctcacttcctccatcaTAATATAATGTCCCAGCAACATCATTTCTGAGAAattccattttttttaaagtataaAGATAGATTAAAATATGATAATCTTCTGGATTTCACATTCATAACACACTTAGGCTTTCTCGATTGCGGGGAGGATTGGAGTAGCCTGGAGGGTAGTTCCCCCAGCTCCTCAGGAAGAGGCTGGGTTTGATCATCCACTCAATATTTTTTGCCTCAAGAACGTTAACATTGCGTCTTGTTCCCGTGTGCTGGGCTCTAGCATGGCTGTGAATGGTGGTGTCATGGAACTGCCTTCTCCTGTTACTCAACTAGTTGTCCACAATTCTCAAGAAGGTGTAGTAGGACTACAGAGCTTTGTTCTAACCTGTTGGTTGTGGGGCTGTTTAGTTCTATTTATTTATTACATGTTACTATTGGTGTCCAGGTTCCACTTCGTCTTCTGCAGTCTGTTCACTGGGTTAGAAACCAACCTGTACAGTTTGTTCTGTGCTGTTCCAGTCATGCCTATCTACTGGTTTGATAATACAAACATGGAAAAACAAGAAAGATAGAGACAAGTAATaggagcagaccatttggcctatcaagtccaaTCTGCTATTCAACATGATGCTGGCTGATCATCTGTCTCGATGCCGTACTCCCCGTGCCCCTCCTCCCCATACTCTTCAACACATTTAATCTCTACAAATCCGTCCATTtgtttcttaaatatattcattgTTAAGGCCTGCAAAGCAttttgtgacagaaaattccacaggtttgccaccctctgagtgaagaatgtTTCATCATCTCAGTCTAAAATGGCCTATCCTACATCCTGAAACTGTGATTCTTTGTCGCGGAGTCTCCAACCATCATCCCTGCATCGAATGTATCCAACCCagtcagaattttatatgtttcagtgAGGTCctgtcttctaaactccaatgaatacaggcccagcTGATCCAAACTTTCCGAATATGACAAACCTGCCATTCTAGGagtcagcctggtgaacctttacTATATTCAATCGATGGCAAGTAtatcttttctgtttctcttagCAAAGTGGACAGCTTCACAGTTATCCACATTACACTGCATCTGTCATatattttcccattcattcaatgaggtTAAATCACCCTGAATCcactttacatcttcctcaccacTGACAATCCCAATTAATTTCATGCcatcaacaaacttggaaataGTACATCTAAATACCTCATCAAAATTATTAATATATATGGTCATTGTTGCAATGCATGCATTCACTTCTAAAATATTAACCATTACCTATTCACTGTCATGAATTTTAATGGAATCATCCAGTCAATTGCAGACAACACACTTATATCATTGTAGTTTCTTTTGTTCAGATTTAGGAGCCTAGTTTTAGATTGGACTACTTTTCAGTTTCTATCCATATGAGAAATTCTGTCACTTTCTTTGACGGGATCGCTCACAACAAGAAATTAACTCTTTCTCACTGCACAAAACTCGATCTAGGATTGTCTTTCCTGAGTTGGTTCCTCAAAGTACTTGTCTGAAAAAATTTTTGTACACACTCTCAGAATTTACTGAACACAGTATTGTTTATGAATGTTGTTTGCCCAGGCTATACACAGATTAAGGTCACCCATGAATATTGTAGCACCCTGACTGTGAGTGTCTCTAATTTTGTGTAGAAAGCCATCCTCTGCCTCATCACTACCGTTTGGAGGCTTATGGACAGCTTCCTTGAATTTTCTTTGTCCCTTCATGCAATGAGGCCTGTGAGATTTGGGTGGAAGGTAATCCTGATGCTGCTGATGGCTCACTGCGCCTCTAAGACACCCAGTTTTGGGATCTATCCTGAGTCTACTTCCTTCATGATGATGAACATGGTGAAGGACTCATTGATCATTTGGGAGGGGATTGGTAGTTTTCCTTGAATTTGTTTGACCTGAAGGCATTAGACTTTATGGAACCAATATTAAAGACCTTCCTGTCCTGCCAGTAGAATGGACAATCCCAGGGATGGAGACAAAGGAGTCTGGGATGTTTTCAGATTAATACGATTCAGTCATTTTAGCTCATAGTGATTGAGAACCCATTTCAAACTCCACCCAGAAGGTGTTTATCTTTTCCAATGTCCTTGCAATGCCTGGGAAGATGGTCTGGGGAAGGAAAGAAAGCAGCCATATTGTCTGCTCCTAGGTGTGACAGTTaagtgaggaaaaaaaaatcaatttgtaTCTGATTTCCCCAAACAggggaatagcagactggcaCTCACTGTGGAACAGTTTCTCACCGAGGAGTCAGTCTCTTTAGCAAAGGAGGAGAGGGATTTGGAGGAACTCATGTTTTCTTTTCCTGTTTTACAGAAGGGTTGCACCGTACTACACCAGAGAGGATAGACACTGCAGATAGATCCTGAACATCACCCAAGGAATGACTGCACAACCGTGGGAAGACATCCAGAACCTTCACAGCATTGCTCAACACAGAGAAGGTTGGGCAGTGAAACCACCATCTGGAAATTGGTTGGGATAGGGGAACTTTGACACATCATCAGATCTGAAACTGGTCAGTGATGTGGAGCCTTCCATCAGAACCAACCTTTCTGAAGGTTCGGCTGTGGGTGATCGATCAGGGTGAGGCTGGGAAGAAGTGTGAGTGGCTCCAAGTGTGGTGAGAGCTTCAATCATTCATCGAGCCTCATgaaccactgactctttcctaCAGGGGAGAGGCTGTTCAAGTAGGGAGAGGGCTCCACAGGCACATAACATTTCCAAATACGAACGGTGCATTTGATGTATTACTGTTAAAAAAAGGACACGTTCATGGAAGAGAAACAATTCAAGTGTGAGGTCTGCAAACGAGCTTTTGCAAAGTCATCAACACTGGTGAATCATCGACGCATTCACACAGGAGAGAAGCCTTACAAATGTGAGGTTTGTGACAAGGCCTTTGCACAACTATCAGCCCTAGTGAACCACCGGCGCACTCACACAAGGGAGAAACCATTTACGTGTGAGGTGTGTAACAATTCATTCTCAGAGTCATCGACTCTTCGCAAACACCAACGcgttcacacaggggagagaccTTTCGTGTGTGAAGTGTGCGACAAATCATTCTCACAGTCATCGACCCTTCATAGGCACCAACGCATTCACACGGGGGAGAAACCATTCATATGTGAGGtgtgtgacaaatcattctcAAATTCATCACATCTCCGCAGACACCAACCTGTACACACAGGTGACAAGCCATTCACATGCAATGTGTGTGACAAATCCTTCTCAGATTCATCAAGTGTCCTACTCCATCAGAGGATTCACACAGGGGAAAAACCATTTACATGTGATGtgtgtgacaaatcattctcAGTTGTATCTTCCCTTTGTAAGCACCAacgcattcacacaggagaaaagcCTTTCACATGTGAGGTATGTAACAGGTCATTCTCAGTGTTATCAAACTTCCGCAGACACCAAcgcattcacacaggggagaaaccattcacgtGTGAGGTTTGTGACAAATCCTTTTCAGTGTCGTGGAATCTCCTGCTCCATCAAAGGAATCACACAGGGGAGTAATCCTTCATATGTGAGATTGTGGAGAACTTTTCAGGGTCTTTTCGACCATTTGGAATGCACCAggattcacacaggggagaaactcTTCAGGTTGATGTTTGTGACAAGTCTTTCACAGAGTCAGTGAAGCTCCTGGTCCATCAATGTATTTACATTGGGAGGAATCCTGTCAGTGGGAGTTCTGTCATAAAGCCATCATATAAATGTTGGACCTCCTGGATCATCAGCaaacacacacaggaattacccGACCATGCTCTTAGCTGGTTTTCACTCAGTCATATCACTGCAACAGACTTGGAGCAACCCCCATGCAGTGAGGCCAACCCATTGTGATTTGTGATATTACAGACTTCAGAACTTTAATAACTGTTTATGGGTTGAGTGAATCAACAAAGATAAACAGTTACACACAGAAAGCAGCAGCAATAGCTGTCTGAAGTAAACTGTTAAGGGACAAAGACAAGCTGAGATTATAGGCA
This Chiloscyllium punctatum isolate Juve2018m chromosome 30, sChiPun1.3, whole genome shotgun sequence DNA region includes the following protein-coding sequences:
- the LOC140455661 gene encoding uncharacterized protein gives rise to the protein MEEKQFKCEVCKRAFAKSSTLVNHRRIHTGEKPYKCEVCDKAFAQLSALVNHRRTHTREKPFTCEVCNNSFSESSTLRKHQRVHTGERPFVCEVCDKSFSQSSTLHRHQRIHTGEKPFICEVCDKSFSNSSHLRRHQPVHTGDKPFTCNVCDKSFSDSSSVLLHQRIHTGEKPFTCDVCDKSFSVVSSLCKHQRIHTGEKPFTCEVCNRSFSVLSNFRRHQRIHTGEKPFTCEVCDKSFSVSWNLLLHQRNHTGE